The proteins below are encoded in one region of Loxodonta africana isolate mLoxAfr1 chromosome 5, mLoxAfr1.hap2, whole genome shotgun sequence:
- the NUDT6 gene encoding nucleoside diphosphate-linked moiety X motif 6 isoform X2: MKTDSELKLGSERLKNMWKFPGGLSEPGEDIGDTAVREVFEETGIKSEFRSLLSIRQQHTNPGAFGKSDMYIICRLKPYSFTINFCQHECLRCEWMDLNDLVKTENTTPITSRVARLMLYGYREGFDKIDLTMEELPAVYTGLFYKLYHKELPENYKTMTGMY; this comes from the exons TTAAAAAACATGTGGAAGTTTCCAGGAGGCCTGTCAGAGCCTGGAGAAGATATCG GAGACACAGCAGTTCGAGAAGTTTTTGAAGAGACTGGTATAAAATCAGAATTCAGATCCCTCCTGAGTATTCGGCAACAGCACACCAATCCAGGAGCTTTTGGGAAGTCGGATATGTATATAATCTGCCGCCTAAAGCCATATTCATTCACCATAAATTTTTGCCAGCATGAATGCTTAAGGTGTGAGTGGATGGATCTCAATGACCTGGTCAAGACTGAAAATACGACTCCCATCACCAGCAGAGTAGCTAGGCTGATGCTCTATGGGTACAGAGAAGGATTTGACAAGATTGACCTGACCATGGAAGAACTTCCAGCAGTTTACACAGGCTTGTTCTATAAACTCTatcacaaggaactgccagagaaTTACAAAACTATGACAGGAATGTACTAA
- the NUDT6 gene encoding nucleoside diphosphate-linked moiety X motif 6 isoform X3: MWKFPGGLSEPGEDIGDTAVREVFEETGIKSEFRSLLSIRQQHTNPGAFGKSDMYIICRLKPYSFTINFCQHECLRCEWMDLNDLVKTENTTPITSRVARLMLYGYREGFDKIDLTMEELPAVYTGLFYKLYHKELPENYKTMTGMY; the protein is encoded by the exons ATGTGGAAGTTTCCAGGAGGCCTGTCAGAGCCTGGAGAAGATATCG GAGACACAGCAGTTCGAGAAGTTTTTGAAGAGACTGGTATAAAATCAGAATTCAGATCCCTCCTGAGTATTCGGCAACAGCACACCAATCCAGGAGCTTTTGGGAAGTCGGATATGTATATAATCTGCCGCCTAAAGCCATATTCATTCACCATAAATTTTTGCCAGCATGAATGCTTAAGGTGTGAGTGGATGGATCTCAATGACCTGGTCAAGACTGAAAATACGACTCCCATCACCAGCAGAGTAGCTAGGCTGATGCTCTATGGGTACAGAGAAGGATTTGACAAGATTGACCTGACCATGGAAGAACTTCCAGCAGTTTACACAGGCTTGTTCTATAAACTCTatcacaaggaactgccagagaaTTACAAAACTATGACAGGAATGTACTAA